A single genomic interval of Calditrichota bacterium harbors:
- the atpE gene encoding ATP synthase F0 subunit C gives MGEWSLALAYLAAGLGAGLTTIGAGMGIGRLAASAMDGTARQPEAGNAIRITMIIAAAMIEGVALFGIVIAFFLVNKG, from the coding sequence ATGGGTGAATGGTCATTAGCATTAGCATATTTAGCAGCTGGCCTTGGCGCAGGTTTAACTACAATTGGCGCTGGTATGGGTATCGGAAGATTAGCCGCATCAGCAATGGACGGAACAGCACGTCAGCCGGAAGCTGGAAACGCCATTCGTATTACAATGATTATTGCTGCGGCGATGATTGAGGGTGTTGCACTTTTTGGTATTGTAATTGCGTTCTTTTTGGTTAACAAAGGTTAG
- a CDS encoding polymer-forming cytoskeletal protein, giving the protein MALKNNSGAQSAELNFIGKGTHIEGNIKTESSIHVAGTIKGKLICKHTVTVSENGQVEGDIEAVNAVIGGRVKGKVNVNEKIVLEPKSSLVGELKAKKLIIDEGAVFDGTADMGITNSSIPKNTISQVEKGNV; this is encoded by the coding sequence GTGGCATTAAAAAATAACTCAGGGGCCCAATCTGCAGAATTAAATTTTATTGGAAAAGGGACTCATATCGAAGGCAATATAAAAACAGAAAGCAGTATTCATGTAGCCGGTACGATAAAGGGTAAATTAATTTGTAAACATACCGTTACAGTTAGTGAAAACGGCCAGGTTGAAGGTGATATAGAAGCGGTGAATGCGGTAATTGGTGGCCGGGTAAAAGGAAAAGTAAACGTAAATGAGAAAATTGTTCTGGAACCTAAATCAAGCCTTGTTGGTGAATTAAAGGCAAAAAAACTAATTATTGATGAAGGTGCGGTTTTTGATGGAACAGCTGACATGGGAATTACAAACTCTTCCATACCAAAAAATACAATTTCTCAAGTAGAAAAAGGCAACGTGTAG
- a CDS encoding AtpZ/AtpI family protein, with product MSFVKKKKDNQKEINSAYSKAGPYLNITYFFISAMIIFGFVGYKIDQAYGFNFLFLLIGLFVGLSLGFYKLYIVITHIEKDPD from the coding sequence GTGTCTTTTGTAAAAAAGAAGAAAGATAACCAAAAAGAAATTAATTCGGCTTACTCCAAAGCGGGCCCTTATTTAAATATTACTTATTTTTTTATAAGTGCAATGATCATATTTGGATTTGTTGGTTATAAAATAGATCAGGCTTATGGTTTCAATTTTTTATTTCTATTGATTGGATTGTTTGTCGGGTTATCTTTGGGTTTTTATAAGCTATACATCGTTATCACACATATAGAAAAAGATCCTGATTGA
- the atpF gene encoding F0F1 ATP synthase subunit B — protein sequence MLELNPGMMIWVWVTFFILLVILYKTALKPLLSSLTEREEGIRNDIDEAKKQREEAEELLSKHKKMIAEADAQAQSVLREAQDIAQKTRSEILDKAREDATKEVEKAKQEIEKQRDDAIKSLKAEVVDLAIGAAEKILTQAIDKETNKKVVDDYISSMPKSLKN from the coding sequence ATGCTAGAACTAAATCCTGGGATGATGATCTGGGTATGGGTTACATTTTTCATACTACTGGTCATTTTATATAAAACAGCCCTGAAGCCATTGTTAAGCTCTCTTACCGAAAGGGAAGAGGGGATTCGCAATGATATTGATGAGGCAAAAAAGCAGCGTGAAGAAGCCGAAGAACTATTAAGTAAGCATAAAAAAATGATAGCAGAAGCTGATGCACAAGCACAGTCGGTCTTAAGAGAAGCACAAGATATTGCACAAAAGACCCGTTCTGAGATTTTGGATAAAGCACGTGAAGATGCTACAAAAGAAGTAGAAAAGGCTAAACAGGAGATTGAGAAGCAACGTGATGATGCTATCAAATCCCTTAAAGCTGAAGTTGTAGATTTGGCAATTGGTGCAGCTGAGAAAATATTAACCCAGGCTATAGATAAAGAAACGAACAAAAAAGTGGTTGATGATTATATCTCTTCTATGCCAAAATCGTTAAAGAAT
- the atpB gene encoding F0F1 ATP synthase subunit A: MTEVTTTSAVSDSVATVPKAAESGNIGQWIIDHISNSTEWHLPFGIHIHLPQFEPVQIGGVSLDFSITNHVVMIWIAAIILLIMFRSVKRDKQVQSGFGMFLEMIVVFVRDEIAISNMGEKHGKKFTPLLVTFFMFIWVANLMGLIPLFSTSTANISVTASLALVTFLSTQIFGVKENGLIGYYKGLVPHGVPGYLWPLMFVVELVGLIAKHVALMIRLFANMTAGHIVLFALIGLVVVFKTLFASPISIAFGLFVFFLELLVATIQAYIFTLLSALFIGMSVNPDH; encoded by the coding sequence ATGACCGAAGTTACAACAACAAGCGCCGTCTCAGATTCTGTTGCAACAGTTCCTAAAGCTGCTGAATCGGGAAATATAGGCCAGTGGATCATTGACCATATTTCTAATAGTACGGAATGGCACTTACCTTTTGGGATACATATTCATTTGCCGCAATTTGAGCCAGTTCAAATTGGTGGAGTTTCACTGGATTTTTCTATTACAAACCATGTTGTAATGATTTGGATTGCAGCGATAATTCTGCTGATTATGTTCCGGTCAGTAAAACGGGACAAACAAGTTCAGTCCGGATTTGGAATGTTTTTGGAAATGATCGTTGTTTTTGTACGCGACGAAATTGCAATTTCCAACATGGGTGAAAAACATGGTAAAAAATTCACACCACTATTAGTAACCTTTTTTATGTTTATCTGGGTTGCCAACCTGATGGGATTAATTCCGCTTTTTTCAACATCTACAGCTAATATCAGTGTAACAGCTTCTCTGGCATTGGTAACATTTTTATCAACTCAAATTTTTGGTGTAAAAGAAAACGGGTTAATCGGATATTATAAAGGACTTGTTCCTCATGGTGTTCCTGGTTATTTGTGGCCGTTAATGTTTGTTGTAGAGTTGGTCGGTTTAATTGCAAAACATGTTGCCTTGATGATTCGTCTGTTTGCAAATATGACTGCCGGGCACATTGTATTGTTTGCATTAATTGGTTTGGTGGTTGTATTTAAAACATTATTTGCTTCACCAATATCAATTGCTTTTGGATTGTTTGTTTTCTTTTTGGAATTATTAGTAGCAACAATTCAGGCATATATTTTTACACTTCTTTCGGCATTGTTTATTGGAATGAGTGTAAATCCGGATCATTAA
- a CDS encoding ParB/RepB/Spo0J family partition protein — protein sequence MKKTNRLGRGLNALIPDTKSAPISEDATLLEIEVLLIRPNPYQPRLEFDPVALQELKSSIEENGVIQPITVRRVDDHYELISGERRLRAVTEIGLDKVPCYIRQIETKEEMLELAIIENVQRERLNPIEQAQAYQRLIDECKLTQDEVAQKIGKERSTITNIIRLLKLPSLIQDSVRKSEISMGHARSLLAITNEKNQKSVWKQIVKDGLSVRKVESLVKEANEKSKTKPKKKEAPRRSIFLQKVEDNLRDSLGTKVNIRPKKEGGTIEVDFYSPEDLSRLVELFDQIQDK from the coding sequence GTGAAAAAAACAAATAGGCTCGGCCGCGGATTAAACGCGCTTATCCCCGATACAAAATCTGCACCAATTAGCGAAGATGCAACCCTTCTGGAAATAGAGGTTTTGCTAATCCGCCCAAATCCATATCAACCACGTTTGGAGTTTGATCCTGTTGCTTTACAGGAATTAAAATCTTCCATCGAAGAAAATGGTGTTATTCAGCCAATTACAGTGCGCCGGGTTGATGACCATTATGAGTTGATATCTGGTGAAAGACGTTTACGTGCTGTCACAGAAATCGGGTTGGATAAAGTTCCTTGTTATATCCGCCAAATTGAAACCAAAGAAGAAATGCTTGAGCTGGCCATTATTGAAAATGTTCAGCGCGAACGTTTAAATCCTATCGAGCAGGCACAGGCTTATCAAAGATTGATAGATGAATGTAAATTAACTCAGGATGAAGTTGCTCAAAAAATTGGCAAGGAGCGGAGTACAATTACAAATATCATCCGCCTGTTAAAACTGCCTTCATTAATCCAGGATAGTGTTCGTAAAAGTGAAATAAGTATGGGGCATGCACGCAGCTTGCTGGCCATTACAAATGAAAAAAATCAAAAGTCAGTCTGGAAACAAATTGTAAAAGACGGCCTTTCTGTACGCAAAGTAGAAAGCCTTGTTAAAGAAGCAAACGAAAAATCTAAAACAAAGCCTAAAAAGAAAGAAGCACCTCGTCGTAGCATATTTCTGCAGAAAGTTGAAGATAATTTGCGTGATTCTTTGGGAACAAAAGTAAATATTCGTCCTAAAAAGGAAGGCGGCACTATTGAGGTTGACTTTTATTCTCCGGAAGACCTGAGTCGCTTGGTGGAATTATTTGATCAAATCCAGGATAAGTAG
- a CDS encoding M23 family metallopeptidase: MSRSKRKIKTYSFLIIPDSKDNPKNFTLSAFAVRSLLISAVVVLVLIVLGAASYWSVANIALDYVRLKEENFELRTSLQSVEGMQSDLSKMRKMNDDIRNTLTGYVQIEKVSAEDDTSLTDLDFDNLKPEKKRTIFNFIPSIMPVNGFITRGYQVKDLVVDPHYGLDIAASKGTAIKATADGTVIFSGWTLKSGYILIIKHKYGYTSLYKHNQRNLVSILEKVTKGQVIALVGDTGEISSGAHVHFEVWNNDQPIDPMMYVSALERNKN; the protein is encoded by the coding sequence ATGTCACGTTCAAAAAGAAAAATCAAAACATATTCATTCCTCATAATCCCCGATAGCAAAGACAATCCTAAAAATTTCACATTAAGTGCTTTTGCTGTACGATCATTATTAATATCAGCAGTTGTAGTTTTGGTATTGATTGTTTTAGGTGCCGCAAGCTATTGGAGTGTGGCGAACATTGCCTTGGATTATGTAAGACTTAAAGAAGAAAATTTTGAGTTGCGTACAAGTTTGCAAAGTGTTGAGGGTATGCAGAGCGACCTTTCAAAAATGCGTAAAATGAATGATGATATCCGCAACACACTAACCGGCTATGTCCAAATCGAAAAAGTTTCTGCTGAAGACGACACGTCGCTGACAGACTTGGATTTTGACAACCTAAAGCCGGAAAAAAAGCGGACAATTTTTAATTTTATCCCTTCTATAATGCCGGTTAATGGTTTTATAACGCGTGGTTATCAAGTTAAAGATTTAGTCGTCGATCCGCATTATGGGCTTGATATTGCAGCTTCAAAAGGGACAGCCATTAAAGCGACAGCCGATGGCACAGTTATCTTTTCCGGATGGACATTAAAGTCTGGATATATTTTAATAATTAAACACAAGTATGGATATACATCTTTGTACAAACATAATCAACGAAACCTGGTCTCAATTCTGGAAAAGGTGACCAAAGGGCAGGTAATCGCTCTTGTTGGTGATACAGGAGAGATCAGCAGTGGGGCGCATGTTCATTTTGAAGTATGGAACAACGACCAGCCGATTGATCCGATGATGTATGTAAGCGCATTAGAACGTAATAAAAATTGA